A stretch of Mesoplodon densirostris isolate mMesDen1 chromosome 7, mMesDen1 primary haplotype, whole genome shotgun sequence DNA encodes these proteins:
- the TAGLN gene encoding transgelin: protein MANKGPSYGMSREVQSKIEKKYDEELEERLVEWILAQCGPDVGRPDRGRLGFQVWLKNGVILSKLVNSLYPDGSKPVKVPENPPSMVFKQMEQVAQFLKAAEDYGVTKTDMFQTVDLFEGKDLAAVQRTLMALGSLAVTKNDGHYRGDPNWFMKKAQEHKREFTESQLQEGKHVIGLQMGSNRGASQAGMTGYGRPRQIIS from the exons ATGGCCAACAAGGGTCCTTCCTACGGCATGAGCCGTGAGGTGCAATCCAAAATCGAGAAGAAGTATGACGAGGAGCTGGAGGAGCGGCTGGTGGAGTGGATCCTAGCGCAGTGCGGCCCCGACGTGGGGCGCCCAGACCGTGGGCGTCTGGGCTTCCAGGTCTGGCTGAAGAACGGCGTG ATTCTGAGCAAGCTGGTCAACAGCCTGTATCCGGATGGCTCCAAGCCGGTGAAGGTGCCTGAGAACCCGCCGTCCATGGTCTTCAAGCAGATGGAGCAGGTGGCTCAGTTCCTGAAGGCAGCTGAGGACTATGGTGTCACCAAGACCGACATGTTCCAGACTGTTGACCTCTTTGAAG GCAAAGACCTGGCAGCGGTGCAGAGGACCCTGATGGCCCTGGGCAGCTTGGCAGTGACCAAGAACGACGGACACTACCGTGGAGACCCCAACTGGTTCATGAA GAAAGCCCAGGAGCATAAGAGGGAATTCACAGAGAGCCAACTGCAGGAGGGAAAGCATGTCATCGGCCTACAGATGGGCAGCAACAGAGGGGCCTCCCAGGCTGGCATGACAGGCTACGGCCGACCTCGGCAGATCATCAGTTAG
- the PCSK7 gene encoding proprotein convertase subtilisin/kexin type 7, with amino-acid sequence MPKGRQKVPHSDAPLGPRPTCLCLELAGLFLLLPSVMGLVGAGGPGAQGPEGLSWAVRVDSPEGEREEQSLEQQADALAQAAGLVNAGRIGELQGHYLLVQPAGHQQAPQVEAVRQQVEAVLARHEAVRWHSEQRLLKRTKRSVHFNDPKYPQQWHLNNRRSPGRDINVTGVWERNVTGQGVTVVVVDDGVEHTIRDIAPNYSPEGSYDLNSNDPDPMPHPDVENGNHHGTRCAGEIAAVPNNSFCAVGVAYGSRIAGIRVLDGPLTDSMEAVAFNKHYQINDIYSCSWGPDDDGKTVDGPHQLGKAALQHGVIAGRQGFGSIFVVASGNGGQHNDNCNYDGYANSIYTVTIGAVDEEGRMPFYAEECASMLAVTFSGGDKMLRSIVTTDWDLQKGTGCTEGHTGTSAAAPLAAGMIALMLQVRPCLTWRDVQHIIVFTATQYEDRRADWITNEAGFSHSHQHGFGLLNAWRLVNAAKIWTSVPYLASYVSPMLKENKAIPLSARPLEVLWNVSRMDLEMSGLQTLEHVAVTVSITHPRRGSLELKLFCPSGMMSLIGTPRSLDSDPNGFNDWTFSTVRCWGERAKGTYRLVIRDVGDETSQAGILRQWQLTLYGSVWSPVDIRDRQRLLESAMSGKYLHDGFTLPCPPGLKIPEEDGYTITPNTLKTLVLIGCFAVFWTIYYMLEVYLSQRNVASHPVGRSGPCHRPQRSRTAKEEGTELESVPLCSSQDPGGVGLESEGPPATAGLHAPDLLDQGDWSLSQSRSALDCPQHLPPDLLQGKEVQIC; translated from the exons ATGCCCAAGGGGAGGCAGAAAGTGCCACACTCAGATGCCCCCCTGGGCCCCAGGCCCACTTGCCTCTGCCTGGAGCTAGCCGGGCTCTTTCTACTGCTTCCCTCGGTGATGGGCCTGGTGGGGGCAGGTGGGCCTGGGGCCCAGGGTCCGGAGGGGCTGAGCTGGGCGGTGCGTGTGGACAGCCCAGAAGGCGAAAGGGAAGAACAGTCGCTGGAGCAGCAGGCAGATGCCCTGGCCCAGGCGGCAGGGCTGGTGAATGCAGGACGCATCGGGGAGCTCCAGGGGCACTACCTCTTGGTCCAGCCGGCAGGGCACCAGCAGGCCCCGCAGGTGGAGGCCGTCCGGCAGCAGGTGGAGGCCGTGTTGGCCAGGCACGAAGCTGTGCGCTGGCACTCAGAGCAGAGGCTGCTCAAGCGGACCAAGCGCAGCGTCCACTTCAATGACCCCAAGTACCCGCAGCAGTGGCACCTG AATAACCGGCGGAGCCCCGGCAGGGACATCAACGTGACGGGTGTATGGGAGCGCAATGTAACCGGGCAAGGGGTGACCGTGGTGGTCGTGGACGACGGTGTGGAGCACACCATCCGGGACATCGCACCCAACTAT AGCCCCGAGGGCAGCTATGACCTCAACTCTAACGACCCTGACCCCATGCCCCACCCGGATGTGGAGAATGGCAACCACCACGGTACGAGATGTGCAGGAGAGATCGCTGCCGTGCCCAACAACAGCTTCTGTGCCGTGGGAGTGGCGTATGGGAGCCGCATAGCAG GTATCCGGGTACTGGATGGACCCCTGACAGACAGCATGGAGGCTGTGGCGTTCAACAAGCACTATCAGATCAATGACATCTACAGTTGCAG CTGGGGACCAGATGACGATGGAAAGACGGTGGACGGTCCCCATCAGCTTGGGAAG GCTGCCTTGCAACACGGGGTGATCGCTGGCCGCCAGGGCTTTGGGAGCATCTTCGTGGTAGCCAGTGGCAATGGGGGCCAGCACAACGACAACTGCAACTACGATGGCTACGCCAACTCCATCTATACAGTCACCATAG GTGCTGTGGACGAGGAGGGACGGATGCCTTTCTATGCAGAGGAGTGTGCCTCCATGCTGGCGGTCACCTTCAGCGGTGGGGACAAGATGCTCCGGAGCATC GTGACCACAGACTGGGACCTTCAGAAGGGCACAGGCTGCACCGAGGGCCACACGGGGACCTCAGCCGCGGCCCCTCTGGCAGCCGGCATGATAGCCCTGATGCTGCAGGTGCGGCCCTGCCTCACGTGGCGTGACGTCCAGCACATCATCGTCTTCACAGCCACCCAG TATGAGGATCGCCGCGCGGACTGGATCACCAATGAGGCCGGCTTTAGCCACAGCCACCAGCACGGGTTCGGCCTGCTCAATGCTTGGAGACTTGTGAACGCAGCCAAG ATCTGGACGTCTGTCCCTTACTTAGCTTCCTACGTCAGCCCCATGTTGAAAGAGAACAAGGCTATCCCACTGTCCGCCCGCCCCCTGGAGGTCCTGTGGAATG TCAGcaggatggacctggagatgtcGGGGCTGCAGACCCTGGAGCACGTGGCCGTGACAGTCTCCATCACTCATCCACGACGTGGCAGCTTGGAACTGAAGCTGTTTTGCCCCAGTGGCATGATGTCTCTTATTGGCACCCCCCGCAGCTTGGACTC GGACCCCAATGGCTTCAATGATTGGACCTTCTCCACTGTGCGGTGCTGGGGGGAAAGAGCGAAAGGGACCTACAGACTTGTCATCAGGGATGTAG GAGATGAGACGTCCCAGGCCGGCATCCTCCGGCAATGGCAGCTGACCCTATATGGCTCTGTGTGGAGTCCAGTAGACATCAGGGACAGACAAAG GTTACTAGAAAGTGCCATGAGTGGGAAATACCTGCACGATGGCTTCACACTGCCCTGCCCTCCCGGGCTGAAAATCCCAGAGGAAGATGGTTATACCATCACCCCTAACACCCTCAAG ACCCTGGTGCTGATAGGCTGTTTCGCCGTCTTCTGGACTATTTACTACATGCTGGAAGTATACTTGAGCCAGAGGAACGTGGCCTCTCACCCAGTTGGTAGGAGTGGACCCTGCCACCGGCCCCAGCGAAGCCGCACAGCCAAGGAGGAGGGGACAGAACTGGAATCAGTGCCCCTTTGCAGCAGCCAGGATCCAGGTGGCGTGGGGCTGGAGAGCGAGGGCCCTCCCGCCACCGCCGGGCTCCACGCCCCAGACCTGCTGGATCAAGGGGACTGGAGCCTGTCCCAGAGCAGGAGTGCCCTGGACTGCCCTCAGCACCTGCCCCCAGACCTGCTGCAGGGGAAGGAGGTGCAGATTTGCTGA